A region from the Azospirillum thiophilum genome encodes:
- a CDS encoding ATP-dependent DNA helicase, giving the protein MSSDTPTDEQHRAIQAIDAWYMDDQAPQVFWLAGEAGTGKSKTTAFVLDHLQERRRLKDYAIGAPTGKAAQVLRQKGIEGAATLHSLLYAPRKDGDTGDLYFARRNDGPLADADLIVCDEGSMVGDDVARDLLRTDKKILVIADDYQLPPVSGQGLFTAGEPDFRLTEPHRTARESPVIRLAHLLRRQQLPRRFGSVGKVHVLPLDRHTQPLVMRPSTQAICGTHRVRTTYTKRMRALLGHDSVMPQAGERVICRRNQKDEGLFNGMIGSLTRPATEARGGDAGLWSLGVQMEDEVRPRSKLIVHPWMFQAHYTEGTAQPRVGKDIQLYDWAWLITCHASQGSEFPSVTVVDDSAAFREHRWRWLYTAVTRSRDELVLLLRNADLGGPWQLPVFDDCLRPGSGATD; this is encoded by the coding sequence ATGTCTTCCGATACCCCGACCGACGAGCAGCATCGCGCCATCCAGGCGATCGACGCCTGGTATATGGACGACCAGGCCCCGCAGGTGTTCTGGCTTGCCGGCGAGGCCGGAACGGGGAAGAGCAAAACCACGGCCTTCGTGCTCGACCATCTGCAGGAACGCCGGCGGTTGAAGGACTACGCCATCGGCGCACCGACCGGGAAGGCCGCTCAGGTGCTGCGCCAGAAGGGCATCGAGGGTGCGGCGACGCTGCATTCGCTTCTCTACGCCCCGCGCAAGGACGGCGACACCGGCGACCTGTATTTCGCCCGGCGGAACGACGGGCCGCTGGCAGACGCCGATCTCATCGTCTGCGACGAAGGGTCGATGGTGGGTGACGATGTGGCGCGCGATCTTCTCCGGACCGACAAGAAGATCCTGGTGATCGCCGACGACTACCAGTTGCCGCCGGTATCCGGACAAGGCCTGTTCACCGCCGGGGAGCCCGATTTCCGCCTGACCGAGCCCCACCGCACCGCCCGGGAAAGCCCGGTCATCCGATTGGCCCATCTGCTGCGCCGGCAGCAGTTGCCTCGCCGGTTCGGCTCGGTCGGCAAGGTCCATGTCCTTCCCCTGGACCGTCATACACAGCCCCTGGTGATGCGACCCTCGACGCAGGCGATCTGCGGCACGCACCGTGTCCGCACCACCTATACGAAGAGGATGCGGGCTCTGCTCGGTCATGACTCCGTCATGCCCCAGGCCGGCGAACGCGTCATCTGCCGGCGCAACCAGAAGGACGAGGGGCTCTTCAACGGGATGATCGGCTCGCTGACGAGGCCGGCGACCGAAGCCCGGGGCGGCGACGCCGGGCTGTGGTCGCTGGGCGTGCAGATGGAGGACGAAGTCCGGCCGCGCAGCAAGCTGATCGTGCATCCCTGGATGTTCCAGGCCCACTACACCGAGGGGACGGCCCAACCGCGGGTGGGGAAGGATATCCAGCTCTATGACTGGGCGTGGCTGATCACATGCCATGCCTCCCAGGGGTCGGAGTTCCCATCCGTCACCGTCGTCGACGATTCGGCGGCATTCCGGGAACACAGATGGCGCTGGCTCTACACCGCCGTCACCCGGTCGCGCGACGAGCTGGTGCTTCTCCTGCGCAACGCCGATCTCGGCGGACCGTGGCAACTGCCCGTCTTCGACGATTGTCTCCGGCCCGGAAGCGGCGCAACCGACTGA
- the adhE gene encoding bifunctional acetaldehyde-CoA/alcohol dehydrogenase: protein MVTTVNTLADLNALIGRVKAAQRLFAEFSQEKVDLIFRSAALAAANARIPLAKMAVEETGMGVMEDKVIKNHFAAEYIYNKYKDEKTCGVLSEDRDAGIMTIAEPVGLICGIVPTTNPTSTAIFKALIALKTRNGLVISPHPRARKSTCEAARLVLAAAVEAGAPDDIIGWIDTPSLELSNAVMHHPDINLILATGGPGMVKAAYSSGKPAIGVGAGNTPAVIDEHADIKRAVASILMSKTFDNGVVCASEQSAVVVDAVYDAVRDRFAHHGGYILSAGEAEAVRKVLLVDGHLNADIVGQPAHAIAALAGLGVPASTKVLIAEVTDIDEAEAFAHEKLSPTLALYRAKDFMDACDKAAALVALGGIGHTSALYTDQDQQGERIRHFGDKMKTARILINTPSSHGGIGDLYNFRLAPSLTLGCGSWGGNSISENVGPQHLINKKTVAKRAENMLWHKLPKSIYFRRGCLPFALEELRGKKRCLIVTDRFLFENGYVNDSVRMLKSLGLEVETFFEVSADPTLAVVRKGVALANAFQPDVILALGGGSPMDAAKIIWVMYEAPEVAFEDLALRFMDIRKRIYTFPKLGVKAQLVAVPTTSGTGSEVTPFAVVTDERTGTKYPIADYELTPTMAIVDANLVMDMPKGLTAAGGIDAVTHALEAYVSVVANEYSDGQALQALKLLKEHLPSAYRNGARDPKARELVHNAATLAGIAFANAFLGVCHSMAHKLGAEFHLPHGIANALLIANVIRYNAADIPTKQTAFSQYDRPKGVARYAEIARHLELGGSRDHERVEKLIGWVEEMKRALEIPASIQAAGVPEAAFLARVDAIAEAAFDDQCTGANPRYPLVAEIRQLLLDSYYGRAYVEPSAQVQVQAQAQNPGVTKPAPRKEPALAK, encoded by the coding sequence ATGGTTACGACTGTCAATACCCTTGCCGACCTGAACGCCCTGATCGGTCGCGTGAAGGCGGCGCAGCGGCTCTTCGCCGAATTTTCGCAGGAGAAGGTCGATCTGATCTTCCGCAGCGCCGCGCTGGCCGCCGCGAACGCCCGCATCCCGCTCGCCAAGATGGCGGTGGAGGAGACCGGCATGGGCGTGATGGAAGACAAGGTCATCAAGAACCACTTCGCCGCCGAGTACATCTACAACAAGTACAAGGACGAGAAGACCTGCGGGGTTCTGTCCGAGGACCGCGACGCCGGCATCATGACCATCGCCGAGCCGGTCGGGCTGATCTGCGGCATCGTTCCCACCACCAACCCGACCTCCACCGCCATCTTCAAGGCGCTGATCGCGCTGAAGACCCGCAACGGCCTCGTCATCTCCCCCCATCCCCGCGCCCGCAAATCGACCTGCGAGGCGGCCCGACTGGTGCTGGCTGCCGCGGTCGAGGCCGGTGCGCCCGACGACATCATCGGCTGGATCGACACGCCGTCGCTGGAGTTGTCCAACGCGGTGATGCACCATCCCGACATCAACCTGATCCTGGCCACCGGCGGACCGGGCATGGTCAAGGCCGCCTACTCGTCGGGCAAGCCGGCAATCGGCGTCGGCGCCGGCAACACCCCGGCGGTGATCGACGAGCATGCCGACATCAAGCGCGCCGTCGCCTCCATCCTGATGTCCAAGACCTTCGACAACGGCGTGGTCTGCGCGTCCGAGCAGTCGGCGGTGGTGGTCGATGCCGTCTATGACGCGGTCCGCGACCGCTTCGCCCATCATGGCGGCTACATCCTCTCGGCCGGCGAGGCAGAGGCGGTGCGAAAGGTGTTGCTGGTCGACGGCCACCTGAACGCCGACATCGTCGGCCAGCCCGCCCACGCCATCGCCGCGCTCGCCGGTCTTGGCGTTCCGGCATCGACCAAGGTGCTGATCGCCGAGGTCACCGATATCGACGAGGCGGAAGCCTTCGCCCATGAAAAGCTGTCGCCCACCCTGGCTCTCTACCGTGCCAAGGACTTCATGGACGCCTGCGACAAGGCGGCGGCGCTGGTGGCGCTGGGCGGAATCGGCCACACCTCGGCGCTCTACACCGACCAGGACCAGCAGGGCGAGCGCATCCGCCATTTCGGTGATAAGATGAAGACCGCCCGCATCCTGATCAACACGCCGTCCTCGCATGGTGGCATCGGCGACCTCTACAATTTCCGGCTGGCACCGTCGCTGACGCTGGGCTGCGGGTCGTGGGGCGGTAACTCGATATCCGAGAATGTCGGGCCGCAGCATCTGATCAACAAGAAGACGGTGGCCAAGCGGGCGGAAAACATGCTGTGGCATAAACTTCCCAAGTCGATCTACTTCCGCCGCGGCTGCCTGCCCTTCGCCTTGGAGGAGTTGCGCGGCAAGAAGCGCTGCCTGATCGTCACCGACCGCTTCCTGTTCGAGAACGGCTATGTCAACGACAGCGTGCGCATGTTGAAATCGCTGGGGCTGGAGGTGGAAACCTTCTTCGAGGTCAGCGCCGATCCGACGCTGGCGGTGGTGCGCAAGGGCGTGGCCTTGGCGAACGCCTTCCAACCGGACGTCATCCTGGCGCTCGGCGGCGGCTCGCCGATGGATGCAGCCAAGATCATCTGGGTGATGTACGAGGCGCCGGAGGTGGCGTTCGAGGATCTGGCGCTGCGCTTCATGGACATCCGCAAGCGCATCTACACATTCCCCAAGTTGGGGGTGAAGGCGCAGCTGGTGGCGGTGCCTACCACGTCGGGCACGGGATCGGAGGTGACGCCCTTCGCGGTGGTCACCGACGAGCGCACCGGCACCAAATACCCGATCGCCGACTATGAGCTGACGCCGACGATGGCGATCGTCGACGCCAATCTGGTGATGGACATGCCCAAGGGGCTGACGGCGGCCGGCGGCATCGACGCGGTGACGCATGCGCTGGAGGCCTATGTCTCGGTGGTCGCCAACGAGTATTCGGACGGCCAGGCACTGCAGGCGCTGAAGCTGCTGAAGGAGCATCTGCCGTCCGCCTACCGCAACGGCGCCCGCGATCCCAAGGCGCGCGAACTGGTGCATAACGCCGCGACGCTGGCCGGCATCGCCTTTGCCAACGCCTTCCTCGGGGTCTGCCATTCGATGGCGCACAAGCTGGGGGCTGAGTTCCACCTGCCGCACGGCATCGCCAACGCGCTGCTGATCGCCAACGTGATCCGCTACAACGCGGCGGACATCCCGACCAAGCAGACGGCGTTCAGCCAGTATGACCGGCCGAAGGGCGTGGCGCGCTACGCCGAGATCGCCCGCCATCTGGAACTGGGGGGCAGCCGCGACCATGAACGGGTCGAGAAGCTGATCGGCTGGGTCGAGGAGATGAAGCGGGCGCTGGAGATTCCCGCATCGATCCAGGCGGCCGGCGTGCCGGAGGCGGCCTTCCTCGCCAGGGTCGACGCGATCGCCGAGGCCGCCTTCGACGACCAGTGCACCGGCGCCAACCCGCGCTACCCGCTGGTCGCCGAGATCAGGCAACTGCTGCTCGACAGCTATTACGGGCGCGCCTATGTCGAGCCGTCGGCCCAGGTCCAGGTCCAGGCCCAGGCTCAGAACCCGGGGGTGACGAAGCCGGCCCCGCGCAAGGAACCTGCGCTCGCCAAATGA
- a CDS encoding GMC family oxidoreductase, with product MAAKFGLDDDGVVVVIGSGAGGGTLANELAQKGIKVVCLEAGGRHEIQDFVNDEWKSFSQISWLDKRTTSGGWRVAKDFPNLPAWIVKAVGGSTVHWAGASLRFQEHEFKARTTYGAVEGANLLDWPVTLAEMEPYYAKAESKMGTTGTNGIPRLPGNNNYKVLAAGAKKLGYSEFHTGNMSINSKPRDGRGPCQQIGFCFQGCKSGAKWSTLYTEIPKGEATGNLEVRPNSQVLKIEHDAKGRVSAVLYADGTGAMQRQKARIVAVAGNSIESPRLLLNSASSMFPDGLANSSGQVGRNYMRHMTGSVYGVFDRPVHMYRGTTMAGIIKDESRFDPKRGFVGGYEMETLSLGVPFMAAFLDPGAWGRDFSSALDAYDHIAGMWLVGEDMPRETNRITLHATEKDKFGLPIPNVNFDDHPNDIAMRTHAYGRGSAVYDAVGAVRTIHTPPYPSTHNLGTNRMSANARDGVVNKWGQAHDIKNLFVSDGSQFTSGASENPTLTIVALAIRQADHIAEQMSRREI from the coding sequence ATGGCTGCAAAATTCGGACTGGACGACGACGGCGTCGTGGTGGTGATCGGGTCGGGTGCCGGCGGCGGCACGCTGGCGAACGAGTTGGCACAGAAGGGCATCAAGGTCGTCTGCCTGGAGGCCGGTGGACGCCATGAGATCCAGGACTTCGTGAATGACGAGTGGAAGAGCTTCTCGCAGATCTCATGGCTCGACAAGCGCACCACGTCGGGCGGCTGGCGGGTGGCGAAGGATTTCCCCAACCTGCCGGCATGGATCGTCAAGGCGGTGGGCGGCTCCACCGTCCATTGGGCCGGCGCCTCGCTCCGCTTCCAGGAGCACGAGTTCAAGGCACGCACCACCTACGGCGCGGTGGAGGGGGCCAACCTGCTCGACTGGCCGGTGACGCTGGCGGAGATGGAGCCCTATTACGCCAAGGCCGAATCCAAGATGGGCACGACCGGTACCAACGGCATCCCGCGCCTGCCCGGCAACAACAATTACAAGGTGCTGGCGGCCGGCGCAAAGAAGCTGGGCTATTCCGAGTTCCACACCGGCAACATGTCGATCAACAGCAAGCCGCGCGATGGCCGCGGCCCCTGCCAGCAGATCGGCTTCTGTTTCCAGGGCTGCAAGTCGGGTGCGAAATGGTCCACCCTCTACACCGAGATCCCCAAGGGCGAGGCGACCGGCAACCTGGAGGTCCGGCCGAACTCCCAGGTGCTGAAGATCGAGCATGACGCCAAGGGCCGGGTCAGCGCGGTGCTCTATGCCGACGGCACCGGTGCCATGCAGCGGCAGAAGGCCCGCATCGTCGCGGTCGCCGGCAATTCCATCGAAAGCCCGCGCCTGCTGCTGAACTCGGCATCCTCCATGTTCCCGGACGGACTGGCGAACTCGTCCGGCCAGGTCGGACGCAACTACATGCGGCACATGACCGGCTCGGTCTATGGGGTGTTTGACCGGCCGGTCCACATGTACCGCGGCACCACCATGGCCGGAATCATCAAGGACGAATCCCGTTTCGACCCGAAGCGCGGCTTCGTCGGCGGCTACGAGATGGAGACGCTGTCCCTCGGCGTGCCCTTCATGGCCGCCTTCCTCGATCCCGGCGCCTGGGGCCGCGATTTCAGCTCGGCGCTCGACGCCTACGACCATATCGCCGGCATGTGGCTGGTGGGGGAGGACATGCCGCGCGAAACCAACCGGATCACGCTGCACGCCACCGAAAAGGACAAGTTCGGCCTGCCCATCCCGAACGTGAATTTCGATGATCATCCCAACGACATCGCCATGCGCACGCACGCCTATGGCCGCGGGTCGGCCGTCTACGACGCGGTGGGTGCGGTCAGGACCATCCACACGCCGCCCTATCCTTCCACCCACAATCTCGGCACCAACCGCATGAGCGCCAATGCGCGGGACGGCGTCGTCAACAAATGGGGGCAGGCGCACGACATCAAGAACCTGTTCGTGTCCGACGGCAGCCAGTTCACCAGCGGAGCGTCCGAGAACCCGACCCTGACCATCGTCGCACTGGCGATCCGCCAGGCCGACCACATCGCCGAGCAGATGAGCCGGCGGGAAATCTGA
- a CDS encoding twin-arginine translocation signal domain-containing protein has translation MRVLDKRTRINRRNFLKSSAASVAAAGAVSGGMVSMAAPPAWAEALSVIKPDAAKTLLVMVRDLYPHDRLGDAYYEKALASMDQEAAKDATLAGQLNQGAAELDAAARKLHKTPYTAIPAEADRVAVLKSIEATPFFRKVRGDMVVALYNQPEVWAKLGYEGASAEYGGYIHRGFDDLDWIKDA, from the coding sequence ATGCGCGTTCTCGACAAACGGACACGGATCAACAGGCGAAATTTCCTGAAAAGCTCCGCGGCGTCGGTGGCTGCGGCGGGTGCGGTTTCGGGCGGCATGGTTTCGATGGCGGCGCCCCCGGCCTGGGCCGAGGCGCTGAGCGTCATCAAGCCCGACGCGGCCAAGACCCTGCTCGTCATGGTGCGCGACCTCTATCCGCACGACCGTCTCGGCGACGCCTATTACGAGAAGGCGCTGGCCTCCATGGACCAGGAGGCGGCCAAGGACGCAACCCTGGCAGGTCAGCTGAACCAAGGCGCCGCCGAACTCGACGCCGCCGCCCGCAAGCTCCACAAAACTCCTTACACCGCGATTCCGGCCGAGGCGGACCGCGTCGCGGTGCTGAAATCCATCGAAGCAACCCCGTTCTTCCGCAAGGTGCGCGGCGACATGGTGGTCGCCCTCTACAACCAGCCGGAGGTATGGGCGAAGCTCGGCTACGAAGGGGCGTCGGCCGAGTATGGCGGCTACATCCACCGCGGCTTCGACGATCTCGATTGGATCAAGGACGCCTGA
- a CDS encoding VOC family protein: MAKIIHMMVRVLDEQQSLDFYAKAFGLEPADRLAFDGFTLIYLRNAENDVELELTVNHDRAAPYTHGDGYGHMAVAVDDLDHEHARLSALGFPVTPVKEFAPGGALLARFFFVTDPDGYKTEVLQRHGRYR, from the coding sequence ATGGCCAAGATCATCCACATGATGGTGCGCGTCCTCGACGAACAGCAGTCGCTGGACTTCTACGCGAAGGCTTTCGGGCTGGAGCCGGCCGACCGGCTGGCCTTCGACGGCTTCACCTTGATCTACCTGCGCAACGCCGAGAATGACGTCGAACTCGAACTGACCGTCAACCATGACCGCGCCGCCCCCTACACGCACGGCGACGGCTACGGACACATGGCGGTGGCGGTGGACGATCTCGACCACGAACACGCCCGGCTCTCGGCCCTGGGCTTTCCGGTGACGCCGGTGAAGGAGTTCGCGCCCGGCGGCGCGCTGCTCGCCCGCTTCTTCTTCGTCACGGATCCGGACGGCTACAAGACCGAGGTCCTGCAGCGCCACGGCCGCTACCGCTGA
- a CDS encoding c-type cytochrome translates to MRHARLSPRRLVMLLLLLSMPFSPFTRKSAAAEGETLFRQQCGTCHSVKKDDGPRAGPPLYGLIGRKAGTADGFEYSDALRGAGFAWDAGHLERWLANSNAFVPGSYMNYRQDDDSVRRSIVNFLESSATR, encoded by the coding sequence ATGAGGCATGCGAGACTGTCGCCGCGTCGCCTGGTGATGCTGCTGCTCCTTTTGTCGATGCCGTTCTCGCCCTTCACCCGGAAATCCGCGGCTGCGGAAGGCGAAACGCTGTTCCGGCAGCAATGCGGCACCTGCCATTCGGTGAAGAAGGACGATGGGCCGCGCGCCGGCCCGCCACTCTATGGGCTCATCGGCCGCAAGGCCGGAACGGCGGACGGCTTCGAGTATTCGGACGCGCTGCGCGGGGCCGGCTTCGCCTGGGATGCCGGCCATCTGGAGCGCTGGCTGGCCAACTCCAACGCGTTCGTTCCCGGCAGCTACATGAACTACCGCCAGGACGACGACAGCGTCCGCCGGAGCATCGTCAATTTCCTGGAAAGCAGCGCCACCCGCTGA
- a CDS encoding aromatic/alkene/methane monooxygenase hydroxylase/oxygenase subunit alpha, whose translation MPDGLTLNKITSQKGIGIAEAARRVADLGWTPSYVKEAMAFPTDYKISKAPRDPMKQVLRSYFPMQEEKDNRVYGALDAALRGDMFRNVEPRWIEWMKLFLAIIPFPEISAARSMATLGQLAPGDDLRTGFTMQMIDEFRHSTIQMNLKKWYMENYIDPAGFDITEKAFGKCYATTIGRQFGEAFLTGDAITASNIYLQVVAETAFTNTLFVAMPSEAARNGDYALPTVFLSVQSDESRHIGNGHSMLMSVLKEPDNHLLLERDIRYSFWQNHMIVDAAIGTIIEYGTKHRDKNKESYAELWHRWIFEDYYRTYLLPLEKYGIKIHHDDVHEAFDSIVKKNYVHKIAQFFSAGWWANFWRIEAMTERDFEWFESKYPGWYDEFGVWWENYAKLSKPGSVPITFADTGYVYPHRCWSSLVPCVIREDFQVDEVDGELYTYASEVDRWTHKEAFAAEYQGRPTPAMGRFSGRRQWEEVYDGWDLADAIQDMGFVRPDGKTLVAQPHLSFEEKDMWTLDHVRGHTIRSPLLALREMTPDQRKAHVDEYRKGFKIRRV comes from the coding sequence ATGCCGGATGGATTGACGCTGAACAAGATCACCAGCCAGAAAGGCATCGGCATCGCAGAGGCGGCACGGCGCGTCGCCGATCTCGGCTGGACGCCGTCCTACGTCAAGGAGGCGATGGCCTTTCCGACCGACTACAAGATCTCCAAGGCGCCGCGCGACCCGATGAAGCAGGTCCTCCGCTCCTACTTCCCGATGCAGGAGGAGAAGGACAACCGCGTCTACGGTGCGCTGGACGCGGCTCTGCGCGGCGACATGTTCCGCAATGTCGAGCCGCGCTGGATCGAGTGGATGAAGCTGTTCCTGGCGATCATCCCCTTCCCGGAGATCTCGGCCGCGCGGTCGATGGCGACGCTGGGACAGCTGGCGCCCGGCGACGACCTGCGCACCGGCTTCACCATGCAGATGATCGACGAGTTCCGGCACTCGACCATCCAGATGAACCTCAAGAAATGGTACATGGAGAACTATATCGACCCGGCCGGGTTCGACATCACCGAGAAGGCGTTCGGCAAATGCTACGCCACCACCATCGGCCGGCAGTTCGGCGAGGCCTTCCTGACCGGTGACGCCATCACCGCATCGAACATCTACCTGCAGGTCGTGGCCGAGACCGCCTTCACCAACACGCTGTTCGTCGCCATGCCGTCGGAGGCGGCACGCAACGGCGACTATGCCCTGCCGACCGTTTTCCTGTCGGTGCAGAGCGACGAATCCCGCCACATCGGCAACGGCCATTCGATGCTGATGTCGGTGCTGAAGGAGCCGGACAACCATCTGCTGCTGGAACGCGACATCCGTTACTCCTTCTGGCAGAACCACATGATCGTCGATGCCGCCATCGGCACGATCATCGAATACGGCACCAAGCATCGCGACAAGAACAAGGAATCCTACGCCGAGCTGTGGCACCGCTGGATCTTCGAGGATTACTACCGCACCTACCTGCTGCCGCTGGAGAAGTACGGCATCAAGATCCACCATGACGACGTTCACGAAGCCTTCGACAGCATCGTCAAGAAGAACTACGTCCACAAGATCGCGCAATTCTTCTCGGCCGGCTGGTGGGCCAATTTCTGGCGCATCGAGGCGATGACCGAACGCGACTTCGAATGGTTCGAGAGCAAATATCCGGGCTGGTACGACGAGTTCGGCGTCTGGTGGGAGAATTACGCCAAGCTCAGCAAGCCCGGCAGCGTTCCCATCACCTTCGCCGACACCGGCTACGTCTATCCGCATCGCTGCTGGTCGAGTCTGGTTCCCTGCGTCATCCGCGAGGATTTCCAGGTCGACGAGGTCGACGGCGAACTCTACACCTACGCCTCCGAGGTCGACCGCTGGACCCACAAGGAAGCCTTCGCGGCCGAATACCAGGGGCGCCCGACCCCGGCGATGGGCCGCTTCTCCGGCCGGCGCCAGTGGGAGGAGGTCTATGACGGCTGGGATCTCGCCGACGCCATCCAGGACATGGGCTTCGTCCGCCCCGACGGGAAGACGCTGGTCGCCCAGCCGCATCTGTCCTTCGAGGAGAAGGACATGTGGACGTTGGACCATGTGCGCGGCCACACGATCCGCAGCCCGTTGCTGGCGTTGCGCGAGATGACTCCGGACCAGCGCAAGGCCCATGTGGACGAGTACCGCAAGGGCTTCAAAATCCGCCGGGTCTGA
- a CDS encoding NADH:ubiquinone reductase (Na(+)-transporting) subunit F codes for MTAQALQNSPAVHTVRLEPVGIEMEVAEGETILDAAFRQGVSLMHGCKEGQCSACKCLLIDGDVEMLKYSTFALSDPERDSNHILLCRSLAYSDVSVELLNYDEDLLSRSIPVKDFTARLAGVEALTHDIVAITLELDQPMKFWAGQYVDITLPGAGITRSFSMGNPPEDGGRLEFIIKKYPDGAFSRQLDGSLSLGDRVAVRGPYGSCFRREGRDGPMILVGGGSGMAPLLSILRDQAASGETRPVRFFYGARSRRDLFHLDLFEEFARSLPDFAFIPALSHAEDGDGWAGEAGFVHEVLRRHLSAMPDVEEADVFSCGPPPMIDAVLPVLQMAGVDSARIYFDKFTPATR; via the coding sequence ATGACCGCACAAGCGCTGCAGAACAGTCCGGCCGTGCACACCGTCCGGCTGGAGCCGGTCGGCATCGAAATGGAGGTCGCGGAAGGGGAAACCATCCTCGACGCGGCCTTCCGCCAAGGCGTCTCGCTGATGCATGGCTGCAAGGAGGGGCAATGCTCCGCCTGCAAATGCCTGCTGATCGACGGCGACGTCGAGATGCTGAAATACTCCACCTTCGCGCTCTCCGATCCGGAGCGCGACAGCAACCACATCCTGCTGTGCCGCTCGCTTGCCTACAGCGACGTGTCGGTGGAACTGCTGAACTACGACGAGGATCTGCTGTCCCGCTCCATCCCGGTGAAGGATTTCACTGCCCGGTTGGCCGGGGTGGAAGCGCTGACCCACGACATCGTGGCGATCACGCTGGAGCTCGACCAGCCGATGAAGTTCTGGGCCGGCCAGTATGTCGACATCACCTTGCCCGGCGCCGGCATCACCCGGTCCTTCTCGATGGGCAACCCGCCGGAGGATGGCGGACGGCTGGAGTTCATCATCAAGAAATATCCGGACGGCGCCTTCTCGCGGCAGTTGGACGGCAGTCTGTCCCTCGGCGACCGGGTGGCGGTCCGCGGTCCCTATGGCAGCTGCTTCCGGCGCGAGGGCCGGGACGGGCCGATGATCCTGGTCGGCGGCGGATCGGGTATGGCGCCGCTGCTGTCGATCCTGCGCGATCAGGCCGCCAGCGGGGAGACGCGGCCGGTGCGCTTCTTCTACGGCGCCCGCAGCCGCCGGGATCTGTTCCATCTCGATCTCTTCGAGGAGTTCGCCCGCAGCCTGCCCGATTTCGCCTTCATCCCTGCCTTGTCGCACGCCGAGGACGGCGATGGCTGGGCCGGGGAGGCCGGCTTCGTCCACGAGGTGCTGCGCCGGCACCTGTCCGCCATGCCGGACGTGGAGGAGGCCGATGTCTTCTCCTGCGGGCCGCCGCCGATGATCGATGCGGTCCTGCCGGTCCTGCAGATGGCCGGCGTCGATTCCGCACGGATCTATTTCGACAAATTCACCCCCGCCACCCGCTGA
- a CDS encoding aromatic/alkene monooxygenase hydroxylase subunit beta encodes MTMQDTASASAAAGAKTFPGSDSRRYNYFEPKGRKATHYEDVTVDVQPDPERYLLQNWIISFGDGTPTYSKDWTALKCADWHGFRAPDQEWERTHYQRQSTIVGMIQNVVENARRAGAPQRFDKAWVTLLQNHVGAFKHAEYGLGTALMRAQRYGYTQMVNNAILTNASYKLRFAQDLTLYLAEVGSDIGGFDLDAGKAHWLDDPIWQPCREAVEHIRAATDFLEQYFAVNLVFEPLVGELFRSGFVMQVAAAQNDFSTPSVISAAEADYERNLANGVELFALLLRDPVHGEANRDMLQSWFAHHGGLAMKAALQLQPLWSLPRVKAASFAEAFERARNRVAAIGREVGIDADLPALPPVEAVQAATPNAAPVAAPAAAAVAGAAAE; translated from the coding sequence ATGACCATGCAGGATACCGCATCTGCGTCCGCCGCCGCCGGAGCCAAGACATTTCCCGGGTCCGACAGCCGCCGCTACAATTACTTCGAGCCGAAGGGCCGCAAGGCGACCCATTACGAGGACGTGACCGTCGACGTCCAGCCCGATCCGGAGCGCTACCTGCTTCAGAACTGGATCATCTCCTTCGGTGACGGCACGCCGACCTATTCCAAGGACTGGACCGCGCTGAAATGCGCGGACTGGCACGGCTTCCGCGCTCCCGACCAGGAATGGGAACGCACCCATTACCAGCGCCAGTCGACCATCGTCGGCATGATCCAGAACGTGGTGGAGAACGCACGCCGCGCCGGCGCTCCCCAGCGCTTCGACAAGGCCTGGGTCACCCTGCTCCAGAACCATGTCGGCGCCTTCAAGCATGCCGAATACGGGCTGGGCACGGCGCTGATGCGAGCCCAGCGCTACGGCTACACCCAGATGGTCAACAACGCCATCCTGACCAACGCCTCCTACAAGCTGCGCTTCGCCCAGGATCTCACGCTTTATCTGGCCGAGGTCGGCAGCGACATCGGAGGGTTCGACCTGGATGCCGGCAAGGCGCATTGGCTGGACGACCCGATCTGGCAGCCCTGCCGCGAGGCGGTCGAGCATATCCGCGCCGCGACCGATTTCCTGGAGCAGTATTTCGCCGTCAACCTCGTCTTCGAACCGCTGGTCGGCGAACTGTTCCGCAGCGGCTTCGTCATGCAGGTGGCGGCCGCCCAGAACGACTTCTCCACCCCGTCGGTCATCTCGGCGGCGGAAGCCGACTATGAACGCAACCTCGCCAATGGGGTGGAGCTGTTCGCCCTGCTGCTGCGCGACCCGGTCCATGGCGAGGCGAACCGCGACATGCTGCAGAGCTGGTTCGCCCACCATGGCGGGCTGGCGATGAAGGCGGCGTTGCAACTGCAACCGCTGTGGTCGCTGCCGCGGGTCAAGGCGGCGAGCTTCGCGGAAGCCTTCGAGCGGGCGCGCAACCGGGTGGCGGCCATCGGGCGCGAAGTCGGCATCGACGCCGACCTGCCGGCCCTGCCGCCGGTGGAGGCGGTGCAGGCGGCCACTCCCAATGCCGCTCCGGTGGCCGCTCCGGCGGCTGCCGCGGTTGCCGGCGCCGCGGCCGAGTGA